Below is a genomic region from Hydrogenothermus marinus.
AAATCAGTAGTTACTTGAAGAGCTGCAAGTACTCTTTCTACATTTCTACCAATAAGTTTAATATTTGTTTTTTCTGTAGCTCTTTTAGCAACATTTTCTAAAATTTCTGCCAATGGTTTACCTCCTAAGTATTAAATTAAATATAATATTTTAGCATATTTTATATATATTTTTTTTTGCTATAATTTAAATATGCAAGTAAATATAGGAAATACACAAATAATACTAAAAAAAGGTGATATTACAGAAGAAAAAGTAGATGCTATTGTTAATGCAGCAAATTCTACCCTTATGGGTGGAGGTGGTGTAGATGGTGCTATCCATTTAAAAGGTGGACCTTCTATATTAGAAGAATGTAAAAAAATAAGACAAACTATATATCCAGAAGGGCTTCCAACAGGAGAAGCGGTGATTACTACTGCAGGTAATTTACCTTCAAATTATGTAATTCATACAGTTGGACCAATATGTAATGGAAAATGGGATAAAGAAAAAGAAAAACTTTTATTTAATAGCTATTATAACTCTTTAAAACTTGCAAAAGAAAAAGGCTTACAAACCATAGCTTTTCCATTTATAAGTGCAGGAGTTTATAGATGTCCTAAAGAAGAAGCATCTAAAACAGCTTTAAAAGCGACAATTGAGTTTATTAAAAAAGAAAACTTCTTAAAAGAAA
It encodes:
- a CDS encoding O-acetyl-ADP-ribose deacetylase, with protein sequence MQVNIGNTQIILKKGDITEEKVDAIVNAANSTLMGGGGVDGAIHLKGGPSILEECKKIRQTIYPEGLPTGEAVITTAGNLPSNYVIHTVGPICNGKWDKEKEKLLFNSYYNSLKLAKEKGLQTIAFPFISAGVYRCPKEEASKTALKATIEFIKKENFLKEIRFILFSENDYRIFEKNLKEIIK